TTTGTGATCAGCCGCGTAATCCTCACAAAATGGAGGGAAAAACATGCTGGAACAGATCCTATCAGCCGGTTTCTTTGTAAGTTTAATGGCCGGGGCAGTCAGGATGAGCACTCCGATCCTGTTGCCGGCCTTAGGTGAGATTTTCGGCCAGCGGTCCGGTATTTTAAACCTGGGGCTGGAAGGCACCATGTTGATGGGGGCCTTGGGGGGATTTTTAGGAGCGTATTTTTCCGGGAACCTCTGGATCGGGGTGCTGCTGGCTATGGTGTTCGGCGTCATTTATTCACTCCTGATGGCTTTCCTGGCGGTGACGGTGCAAGCCAATCAAGTGATCGCCGGTACGGCCCTCACCATTTTGGGGGGCGGTTTGGCTACCTTTATTTTCCGGGTCGTCTTTGGCATCAGGGACCTGCCGCCCACGATCCAACCTTTTCCGGTACTCTCCATACCCGTATTATCCAAAATACCGGTGATCGGCCCCATCCTGTTTGAGCAAAACATTCTCGTTTATTTAACGTTTATCCTGGTTTTTGTGGCAGCCTTTGTGCTGGACCGGACTACATTTGGGTTGAAAGTAAAAGCCGTCGGGGAACACCCGCAGGCGGCGGATGCCAAAGGCATCAATGTCTACCTGATCCGGTACCTGTGTGTCATGATTGGCGGGGCTATGGCCGGTCTGGGCGGGGCCTTTTTGTCCATCGGGTTTATGAATACCTATCTAGACGGCATGGCCGCCGGCCGAGGTTTTATTGCCATTGCCGTGGTTATCTTTGCCCGCTGGCATCCTTACCGGGCGCTGGGGGCAGCGCTGCTGTTCGGTTTGGCCAATTCCCTGCAGTTGAAATTACAGGCGATTGGGGTACCGGTACCGCACCAGTTTTTGTTGGCCTTACCGTATGCCTTAACCGTTTTGGTGCTGATTGGGGTTTCGAAGAAAGCCGAATTCCCGGCTGCTTTCACCCTGCCTTATGCCAGAGGTGAACGGTGATGAACAAAAAGGGGATTGGGATCCTGTTGCTAAGCTTGGCCCTGCTGTTGATGGCAGCCGGCTACGCCTACTCGGAATACGCCGTACCCGGCTGCAGGAAGTCCCATGATCATGCTTTAGCGAGGGCACAGGCCTTTGTTGATGCCGTCAATGCCAACGATCCAGCGCAGGTCTACCGGTATCTGAGCAAAGATATCAGGCTCTTAATCGATCAAGAGGGGTTTGTGGGGAACTTTGCCAAGGAAAGGTCTTATCCCTATTTAACCCCGTTATACCTGTATGTCCATTCTTTGGACCTGGTGGAAAACCGCATGTCAGGCACCTTGACCTGTATCGTTGCCGCCCGCTTGCCGGGCCAGACCATGAGCTTCCCCGTGGTTTTTGAGGATGGAGATTATTATATCGAAGCTTTTCGCGACATTGCCGACGGTAGTTTCTTGGATAAATTCTCCAAGCTTTAGCGGGAAGGAGGAAGCCCCTTGACACAGCTATATAGTTTTAAATTGAACGGTGCTCCGGTGACACTGGAAGTTTCATCCTCAGCCACGCTGCTGGAAGTCCTGCGGGAACACCTGGGCCGGACAGGCACCAAGGAGGGCTGCGGGCAGGGCGAGTGCGGCGCCTGCACGGTGCTTTTAAACGGCAAACCGGTCAACTCCTGCTTGATTCTCATGGACCAGGTGGAGGGACAGAGAGTGACCACGATTGAAGGTTTAACCGGGGAAGGGGAGCCCCACCTCTTGCAAAAGGTGTTTGTAGAGATGGGAGCCGTCCAGTGTGGTTTTTGCACCCCCGGCATGATCCTCTCTGCCTATGCCCTGCTGGCGGAAAACCCAAACCCCACTCGGGAAGAGATTCGCGAGGCATTATCGGGTAATCTTTGCCGCTGTACCGGTTATACCAAAATTGTGGATGCGGTAGAGGTTGCCGCAAGGAGGCTGGCCCATGCAGGTGTATAATCCCCAATCGATTGAAGAAGCCCTGGTCCTGTTAAATGATCTGGGCCAAGCAGTGAAAATCCTGGCCGGTGGTACGGATTTGCTGGTCCACCACAAGCAGGGGAGAATCCGGTTGGCACAGGTGTTAAACCTCTCCCGCATTCAAGCCTTGAGTTACATCCGGGAGGAAGGGGAAGCACTGTGGATTGGCCCCCTGACTACCCATGCTGAAATAGCCGGTTCCCCGCTTATCCGGCAGTATGCCGGGGCCCTGGCCCAGGCCGCCGCTGCGGTGGGGTCGCCCCAGATTAGAAACAAGGGCACCATCGGCGGCAACATCGGCACCGCCTCGCCGGCGGGAGACACGCTGCCTGCCCTGGTCTGCCTGGATGCCCGGTTGGTCCTGGAACGCCTGGGGGGCAAGAGAGTGGTGCCTGTGCGCCGGTTCTTTCAAGGGCCGGGAAAACACATTATGGATCCCCAGGAATTAATCACGGGGATCATGGTGCCCAAACTAAAGGAAGATCAAGTTTCCGCGTATGTGAAACTGGGCCCCCGGCGTGCCCTGGCTATCGCCGTGGCCAGCGCGGCGGTGAAAGCGAAAAAAGCCGGGAATGCCTTATTTGATGTGGAAGCGGCTTTCGGTTCCCTTGGGCCCACCGTCATGTATTTCCCCCTGCCCCAGTTGCAGGGGATCCGGCCCGGGCAAGATGACCTCTGGACCAGGATCCAGTTTATCAAGGATCAGGTCAATCCCATTACCGATATCAGGGGGACCAGGGAATACAGGCAGGAAATGGCAGCTGCCCTGCTGTACCGGGCGCTGGAAAGGTTATGAGGGTGACAAAAGGTGACAGCAATACCCCTATGAGGTAATACTTGCATAGGGGTTTAATGTTTAAAATGATATTTTTTGCCCCCAGGATATGCTATAATTATTCTTACTATTGCAAACGTAGGAGGAACACGGAGGATGGATCCGATTACCCATGGTTTACTGGGGCTGGGGGTAGCGAGTTTTTCCGGGCAGCCTTTGTCCCTGCACAGCCCCGTTTACCTGAGTGCTTTGCTGGGTTCCTTGGCACCCGATTTTGATCTGGTCATGCAGTTAAAAGGAGACCTGACCTATTTGAAGCACCACCGGGGAGTGTCCCATTCCATCCCGGGGTCCGCTTTCATCGTGGGCTTAATTACCGTTCCTTTGGCGCTGGCCTTTCCTGAGGTACCCTTCTGGACGCTGTTCCTGTGGGGCTGGCTCGGTGCCTTGTCCCACTGTTTCATAGACATTTTTAACTCTTATGGCTCCGAGCTGCTGTGGCCCCTTTACCGGCGCAAAATCAGTGTTAACTTGCTCAACATCTTTGATCTTTACCTTTTTATCCTGCTGGTGGTGATCCTTTACAGCCAGGATACCTATCCTTCCCTCCGGGGCTGGACCATCCTGCTGGCGCTGGTGTACGTGGGCCTGCGCTATTTGTTAAGCCTCAGGATTCGCAGGCAGCTCCGGCGGCATTATGGGAAGGAAGCCAAGCGGATTATTGTGATGCCGGCCCTGAAAGGCAACTGGACCTGGGATGTTTGTGTGGAGACGAAGCACAACTTCATTGTGGGCCAGATGTACTCTTTTTCCTTAATGTTTAACCTGAGGGAAATGCTGGTGAAACAGCAAAACAACTTGATCAAAGCAGCCCTGGACAGCAAATTGGGCAGGCTCTTTAAGGAGTTTACCCCTTTGTTTCACGTGTCGTTACAGCCGACGGAAAACGGGTACCTGGTCAGGTTCTTCGACTTGAGGTATCACTTGCGCCAGCAGTTCCTGCATACGGGAACGGCTGTTTTCAATGAAGAGTGCAAGCTGGTAGAGGAGATCTTCAGCCCCTACCTGGGCAAGCGCAACATCAAGATTGCCAGTTAACCATGGCAAAGCTGCCGCCGGCAGCTTTGTTTTTTAAAAAAATGTGGCAACTGTCTGACAATTGGGAGGATATCCTGCCCGGGCATAGAAATGGTTGATTACCGAACATCAAGCAGCGCGGCTGCTGGAAGTAGCAAGGGGGGGCTAGGGATGCTAGTCGAGGAAATCATGAAACGTGAGGTTGTCACCATCTCCCGCGATGAGTCCGTCCATGCTGCCCTGGGTAAAACCAAGGAACACCGGATCAGGCATTTGCCCGTGGTGGATCAGGGTCGCCTGGTAGGCATTGTTTCCGACCGGGACTTAAGGGACGTGAGCCCGTCTTACTTAATTCAACCGGGCGATATAGATGTTCTCAAGTCCACCAAAGTGGAACAGATCATGAAATATCCCGTCCTAACGGCTCATCCTCTGGATGGGGTGGATGAAGCCGCCAGGATGATGTATGAATACCGCATCGGCTGCTTGCCTGTGGTCAAAGGGGATAAGCTGGTGGGCATTATCACGGAAACGGACATGTTAAGGGTCATGGTGGAATGGATCGGTACCCTGGAGCCGGGCACCATGCTGGAAATCGAGGTGCCGGACCGGCCGGGTGCCCTGGCGGAAGTGACGGCAGCCGTCAAGAAACACGGGGTGAACATGTGCAGCTTGTTAATGCGCTGCGGCCACCGCCCGAATACTCGCCTGGTAAGCGCCAAGCTGCAGACGATGCAAGTAGCCCATATTATTGAAGATATTGAGGCCCTGGGATTTAGAGTCTTGCATCCGTTGCGGAGGGGATAAAAATGGCGGGTAAACCCTTGGTTATCTATTCATCTCATTTTACCGAGTACAAGTTCCATGACGGCCATCCATTTGATCCCCTCAGGCTGAGACTCTGGTATGAACTGCTGGAGGCCATGGATGCGGTGCAGCCCCAGGACCTGGTGTTTCCGCAGCCGGCTTCCGACGAGCAGCTGCTGCTGGTCCATACCCAGGACTATATTGATGCCGTGAAAATGGCCAGCCGGGGCAAATTGCCCCCGGATCCCATGCAGTATAACCTGGGCACGGAGGATAACCCCATCTTTCCCAACATGCATCAAGCCGCCTCCCTGGTGGTGGGCGGTACCCTCCTGGCGGCCCGTTTAGTCATGGAGGGAACGGCCGCTCATGTTTTCAACGTGGGGGGCGGCCTGCATCATGCCATGACGGACCGGGCTTCCGGCTTTTGCATTTACAATGATGCCGCCGTGGCGATTAGGTGGCTGCGCAATACCTGTAACGTGCGGGTCATCTATATCGACGTGGATGCCCACCATGGCGACGGGGTCCAGTGGGTCTTCTATAAAGACCCGGAAGTGATGACCGTATCTTTTCACGAAACAGGCCGCTACCTGTTCCCCGGTACCGGCGGTGTCCTGGAAAGGGGAGCCGGGGAAGGATACGGCTATGCCGTCAATGTGCCCCTGGAGCCCTTTACCGAGGACGATTCCTTCATTGAAGCGTTACATAAGGTGCTGCCAACCTTGATGGAGAGCTTCCGGCCGGACATTATCGTCAGCCAGCACGGCTGTGACACCCATGAGCATGATCCCTTGACCCACCTGTCCTTAACCACCCGGGGCTTTACGGAAGCGGCCCGCTTAATCCACCGGCTGGCCCATGAGTACTGCCAGAGCCGTTGGGTGGCCTTGGGCGGGGGCGGGTATGATATCTGGCGGGTGGTGCCGCGGAGTTGGGCCCTGCTGTGGGGAGAATTATCCGGCAGGACGCTGCCTGACAAGATACCGGAAACCTGGCGGCAGAAATGGGCCAAAGCGGCTCCCGCACCTCTCCCTGAATACCTGCATGATGACCCGGCTGATTTCCCGCCGAAACCCAGGCGGGAAGAGATCAATGAAAAAAACCGGCGGACGGTGGAGCAGGCTTTGAACAGGCCGGTGTGGAGTTACCTGTTTTAAATTAACAGAGAATTTAGAAACATTTACCATTTCTGAACATATGTGAATTGTTGCACTAGCCGGGGATCTAGGCTATAATGAATACACATTCAGCGGTATGGAGAGGTGATGAAGGTGCTGGCCGAGCAGGTGCAGACGGAAAAAATGCCGCTTATGCCGTATAAGGAATTAAATACCCCGAAAGGGTTGGTCATCGTCAAGGGTCCCGTCCCGCCCGAGGAACT
The Clostridia bacterium DNA segment above includes these coding regions:
- a CDS encoding (2Fe-2S)-binding protein, with protein sequence MTQLYSFKLNGAPVTLEVSSSATLLEVLREHLGRTGTKEGCGQGECGACTVLLNGKPVNSCLILMDQVEGQRVTTIEGLTGEGEPHLLQKVFVEMGAVQCGFCTPGMILSAYALLAENPNPTREEIREALSGNLCRCTGYTKIVDAVEVAARRLAHAGV
- a CDS encoding metal-dependent hydrolase, with amino-acid sequence MDPITHGLLGLGVASFSGQPLSLHSPVYLSALLGSLAPDFDLVMQLKGDLTYLKHHRGVSHSIPGSAFIVGLITVPLALAFPEVPFWTLFLWGWLGALSHCFIDIFNSYGSELLWPLYRRKISVNLLNIFDLYLFILLVVILYSQDTYPSLRGWTILLALVYVGLRYLLSLRIRRQLRRHYGKEAKRIIVMPALKGNWTWDVCVETKHNFIVGQMYSFSLMFNLREMLVKQQNNLIKAALDSKLGRLFKEFTPLFHVSLQPTENGYLVRFFDLRYHLRQQFLHTGTAVFNEECKLVEEIFSPYLGKRNIKIAS
- a CDS encoding acetoin utilization protein AcuC, with amino-acid sequence MAGKPLVIYSSHFTEYKFHDGHPFDPLRLRLWYELLEAMDAVQPQDLVFPQPASDEQLLLVHTQDYIDAVKMASRGKLPPDPMQYNLGTEDNPIFPNMHQAASLVVGGTLLAARLVMEGTAAHVFNVGGGLHHAMTDRASGFCIYNDAAVAIRWLRNTCNVRVIYIDVDAHHGDGVQWVFYKDPEVMTVSFHETGRYLFPGTGGVLERGAGEGYGYAVNVPLEPFTEDDSFIEALHKVLPTLMESFRPDIIVSQHGCDTHEHDPLTHLSLTTRGFTEAARLIHRLAHEYCQSRWVALGGGGYDIWRVVPRSWALLWGELSGRTLPDKIPETWRQKWAKAAPAPLPEYLHDDPADFPPKPRREEINEKNRRTVEQALNRPVWSYLF
- a CDS encoding CBS domain-containing protein, translated to MLVEEIMKREVVTISRDESVHAALGKTKEHRIRHLPVVDQGRLVGIVSDRDLRDVSPSYLIQPGDIDVLKSTKVEQIMKYPVLTAHPLDGVDEAARMMYEYRIGCLPVVKGDKLVGIITETDMLRVMVEWIGTLEPGTMLEIEVPDRPGALAEVTAAVKKHGVNMCSLLMRCGHRPNTRLVSAKLQTMQVAHIIEDIEALGFRVLHPLRRG
- a CDS encoding ABC transporter permease translates to MLEQILSAGFFVSLMAGAVRMSTPILLPALGEIFGQRSGILNLGLEGTMLMGALGGFLGAYFSGNLWIGVLLAMVFGVIYSLLMAFLAVTVQANQVIAGTALTILGGGLATFIFRVVFGIRDLPPTIQPFPVLSIPVLSKIPVIGPILFEQNILVYLTFILVFVAAFVLDRTTFGLKVKAVGEHPQAADAKGINVYLIRYLCVMIGGAMAGLGGAFLSIGFMNTYLDGMAAGRGFIAIAVVIFARWHPYRALGAALLFGLANSLQLKLQAIGVPVPHQFLLALPYALTVLVLIGVSKKAEFPAAFTLPYARGER
- a CDS encoding xanthine dehydrogenase family protein subunit M; this translates as MQVYNPQSIEEALVLLNDLGQAVKILAGGTDLLVHHKQGRIRLAQVLNLSRIQALSYIREEGEALWIGPLTTHAEIAGSPLIRQYAGALAQAAAAVGSPQIRNKGTIGGNIGTASPAGDTLPALVCLDARLVLERLGGKRVVPVRRFFQGPGKHIMDPQELITGIMVPKLKEDQVSAYVKLGPRRALAIAVASAAVKAKKAGNALFDVEAAFGSLGPTVMYFPLPQLQGIRPGQDDLWTRIQFIKDQVNPITDIRGTREYRQEMAAALLYRALERL